One segment of Polaribacter huanghezhanensis DNA contains the following:
- the rnr gene encoding ribonuclease R, which translates to MSKKKKIFKKKGKIIKDLTRNIFKILNEDANLSYNYKQIASKMGISDTDGKTQVLKKLAELTATKKIKETDRGKFKINKDRKYSIGTLDVTSNGNAYFISDDFEEDIFIPSINLNKGLHKDTVKAYTYNKRGSKKLEADVVEVLERAKTDFVGVLQLNKNFGFVVADDNKMYVDIFISQNKINGAEDGDKVVATLTDWPSNSKNPFGKITTVLGKPGDHNTEMHSILVEYGLPYEFPKEVEDEADNLPIEITNAEIAKRRDMRSDLTFTIDPKDAKDFDDALSFTKLENGNYEIGIHIADVSHYLQEKTLLDDEAYERATSVYLVDRVVPMLPEMLSNGVCSLRPNEEKLTFSAVFEINEKAQIINKWFGRTVTYSDQRFAYEEAQAVIENCSLSTIKEYIMPADISIIDKEYTVTKEIVEATLKLDELAKKMRKKRMKAGAISFDRVEVKFNLDEEANPTGVFFKESKDANKLIEEFMLLANRKVAEFIGQENGRPSKKTFIYRVHDEPNIDKLNALQGIVSKFGYSLKTDSKEVISQSLNKLLSDVHGKAESNMVETLAIRTMSKAEYTTENIGHYGLAFDYYSHFTSPIRRYPDVMTHRLLQHYLDGGKSPKAEIYEEKCKHSSEMEYLASKAERDSIKYMQVKYMQEHQEQEFEGVISGVTEWGIYVEIKENKCEGMVRIRDIKSDYYIFDEKQYAIVGQSTKQIYQLGDDVVVKVKKTDLERKHLDFTLIEK; encoded by the coding sequence ATGTCTAAAAAGAAGAAAATTTTTAAAAAGAAAGGAAAAATCATTAAAGATTTAACCAGAAATATATTTAAAATATTAAATGAAGATGCTAACTTATCTTATAACTATAAACAAATAGCATCTAAAATGGGTATTTCTGATACCGATGGAAAAACGCAAGTTTTAAAAAAATTAGCTGAACTTACAGCTACTAAAAAAATTAAAGAAACCGATAGAGGAAAATTTAAAATAAATAAAGATAGAAAGTACAGTATTGGAACTTTAGATGTAACATCTAACGGAAATGCATACTTTATTTCTGATGATTTTGAAGAAGATATTTTTATTCCGTCAATCAATTTAAACAAAGGTTTACATAAAGATACCGTTAAAGCATACACGTATAATAAACGTGGAAGTAAAAAACTAGAAGCCGATGTAGTAGAAGTGTTAGAAAGAGCAAAAACTGATTTTGTTGGTGTATTACAACTCAATAAAAATTTTGGTTTTGTTGTAGCTGATGATAATAAAATGTATGTTGATATTTTTATATCGCAAAACAAAATTAACGGTGCAGAAGATGGAGATAAAGTGGTTGCTACTTTAACAGATTGGCCATCAAACTCTAAAAATCCATTTGGAAAAATTACCACAGTTTTAGGTAAACCTGGAGATCATAATACAGAAATGCATTCTATTTTAGTAGAATATGGTTTACCGTACGAATTTCCAAAAGAAGTAGAAGACGAAGCAGATAATCTTCCAATAGAAATTACAAATGCAGAAATTGCAAAACGTAGAGATATGCGAAGCGATTTAACCTTTACTATTGATCCGAAAGATGCAAAAGATTTTGACGATGCTTTATCGTTTACAAAATTAGAAAACGGAAATTATGAAATCGGAATTCACATTGCAGATGTTTCGCATTATTTACAAGAAAAAACACTTTTAGATGATGAAGCTTATGAAAGAGCAACATCAGTGTATTTAGTTGATAGAGTTGTACCAATGTTGCCAGAAATGTTATCAAACGGAGTTTGTTCTTTACGACCAAATGAAGAAAAATTAACTTTTTCTGCTGTGTTTGAAATCAATGAAAAAGCACAAATTATTAATAAATGGTTTGGTAGAACTGTTACATATTCAGATCAACGCTTTGCATATGAAGAAGCACAAGCTGTAATAGAAAATTGTAGTTTATCAACAATAAAAGAATATATAATGCCGGCTGATATCTCTATTATAGATAAAGAATATACGGTAACAAAAGAAATTGTTGAAGCAACGTTAAAACTAGATGAACTTGCTAAAAAAATGCGTAAAAAACGTATGAAAGCTGGTGCAATTTCATTTGATAGAGTAGAAGTAAAATTTAATTTAGATGAAGAGGCAAATCCTACAGGAGTTTTCTTTAAAGAATCTAAAGATGCTAACAAACTAATTGAAGAATTTATGTTATTAGCAAATAGAAAAGTAGCAGAATTTATTGGTCAAGAAAACGGAAGACCAAGTAAAAAAACATTTATTTATCGTGTACACGACGAACCAAATATTGATAAATTAAACGCTTTACAAGGCATTGTAAGTAAGTTTGGTTATTCTTTAAAAACAGATTCAAAAGAAGTTATTTCGCAATCATTAAATAAACTACTTTCAGACGTTCATGGGAAAGCAGAATCGAATATGGTAGAAACCTTAGCGATTAGAACCATGAGTAAAGCAGAATATACAACTGAGAATATTGGTCACTACGGATTAGCTTTTGATTACTACAGTCATTTTACATCACCCATAAGACGTTATCCTGATGTAATGACACATCGATTACTACAACATTATTTAGATGGCGGAAAATCACCTAAAGCAGAAATTTATGAAGAAAAATGTAAACATTCTTCAGAAATGGAATATCTAGCTTCAAAAGCAGAACGCGATTCTATCAAATACATGCAAGTAAAATATATGCAAGAACATCAAGAGCAAGAGTTTGAAGGTGTTATTTCTGGAGTTACAGAATGGGGAATTTATGTAGAAATTAAAGAAAACAAATGCGAAGGAATGGTTCGGATTAGAGATATAAAAAGTGATTATTATATTTTTGATGAAAAACAATATGCAATCGTTGGTCAATCAACGAAACAAATTTATCAGTTAGGAGATGATGTGGTTGTAAAGGTTAAAAAGACCGATTTAGAACGCAAACATTTAGATTTTACTTTAATAGAAAAATAA
- a CDS encoding heavy metal-binding domain-containing protein: protein MIVSTTNTLETHKIKQYLGIVTGETIIGANLFKDIFAGIRDIVGGRSGSYEKVLREAKDIALKEMQDEAMRLDADAVIGVDLDYETVGASGGMLMVTASGTAVKI, encoded by the coding sequence ATGATTGTATCTACAACAAACACCTTAGAAACACATAAAATAAAACAATATTTAGGTATTGTTACAGGTGAAACTATTATTGGAGCAAATTTATTTAAAGATATTTTTGCTGGAATTAGAGATATTGTTGGTGGTAGATCTGGTTCTTATGAAAAAGTACTGCGCGAAGCTAAAGATATTGCATTAAAAGAAATGCAAGATGAAGCAATGCGTTTAGATGCAGATGCTGTAATTGGTGTTGATTTAGATTATGAAACTGTGGGTGCTTCTGGCGGAATGTTAATGGTAACAGCTTCTGGAACAGCAGTAAAAATTTAA
- the mnmG gene encoding tRNA uridine-5-carboxymethylaminomethyl(34) synthesis enzyme MnmG, with the protein MSLFSTTYDVIVVGGGHAGSEAAAASANMGAHTLLITMSLQTIAQMSCNPAMGGIAKGQIVREIDALGGFSGIVTDKTAIQFKMLNKSKGPAMWSPRAQSDRMRFSEEWRKVLEQTDNLDFYQDSVNGLLFEGNKIVGVKTVLGLEIKSKTVIITAGTFLNGLIHIGEKTFGGGRAGEGASTGITEDLVKKGFESGRMKTGTPPRVDARSLDFSKMIEQPGDENPEKFSFLPSTKPLTKQRSCYLTYTNPEVHELLREGFDRSPMFNGRIQSTGPRYCPSVEDKIDRFASKDRHQMFIEPEGWDTVEIYVNGFSTSLPEDIQDKAIRAVAGFENVKFLRYGYAIEYDYFPPTQLTHSLETKLVENLFFAGQINGTTGYEEAASQGLMAGINAALKIQNKEPFILKRNEAYIGVLIDDLITKGTEEPYRMFTSRAEYRTLLRQDNADLRLTPRSYELGLASEERMKRVTEKREKTALLIAFLTNLSVKKEELNSILEKNNLALVTQSMKLFKVAARPQLAFSDFVHLDALSSFISEHNIDAEVIEQVEIYLKYSGYIEKEKNNADKLNRLENVTIPQTFDYAKVKSLSFEAREKLAKVKPSSISQASRISGVSPSDVSVLLVYMGR; encoded by the coding sequence ATGAGTCTTTTTTCAACAACATATGATGTAATTGTCGTTGGTGGTGGTCACGCAGGAAGCGAGGCGGCAGCAGCAAGTGCAAATATGGGCGCACACACATTGCTTATAACAATGAGTTTGCAAACGATTGCGCAAATGAGTTGTAATCCTGCTATGGGAGGAATAGCAAAAGGACAGATTGTTCGTGAAATTGATGCGCTTGGCGGATTTAGCGGAATTGTTACTGATAAAACAGCAATTCAGTTTAAAATGCTAAACAAATCTAAAGGTCCGGCGATGTGGAGTCCAAGAGCGCAATCAGATAGAATGCGTTTTTCTGAAGAATGGAGAAAGGTTTTAGAGCAAACTGATAATTTAGATTTTTATCAAGATTCTGTGAACGGATTGTTGTTTGAAGGCAATAAAATTGTTGGTGTAAAAACAGTTTTAGGTTTGGAAATAAAATCAAAAACGGTAATTATAACTGCAGGAACTTTTTTAAATGGATTGATTCATATTGGCGAAAAAACATTTGGCGGAGGAAGAGCGGGTGAAGGAGCTTCAACTGGAATAACAGAAGATTTAGTAAAAAAAGGGTTTGAATCAGGGAGAATGAAAACAGGAACACCGCCGAGAGTTGATGCGCGTTCTTTAGATTTTTCTAAAATGATAGAACAACCAGGGGATGAAAATCCAGAAAAATTCTCCTTTTTACCATCAACAAAACCGTTGACAAAACAACGCTCTTGTTACTTGACGTATACAAACCCAGAAGTACATGAATTGTTGAGAGAAGGTTTTGATCGATCGCCAATGTTTAATGGTAGAATACAATCTACCGGGCCAAGATATTGCCCCTCTGTTGAAGATAAAATTGATCGATTTGCATCAAAAGATAGACATCAAATGTTTATTGAACCAGAAGGTTGGGATACGGTTGAAATCTATGTAAATGGTTTCTCTACTTCTTTACCAGAAGATATTCAAGATAAAGCAATTCGTGCTGTTGCAGGATTTGAAAATGTAAAATTTTTACGTTATGGTTATGCAATTGAATACGATTATTTTCCACCAACACAATTAACTCATTCACTAGAAACAAAGTTGGTAGAAAACTTATTCTTTGCCGGGCAAATTAACGGAACAACTGGTTATGAAGAGGCCGCTTCTCAAGGATTAATGGCGGGAATAAACGCCGCTTTAAAAATACAGAATAAAGAACCTTTTATTCTAAAAAGAAACGAAGCTTATATTGGAGTTTTAATAGATGATTTAATTACTAAAGGAACAGAAGAGCCTTACAGAATGTTTACTTCAAGAGCAGAATATAGAACTTTATTAAGACAAGATAATGCCGATTTAAGGTTAACTCCGAGATCTTATGAGTTAGGTTTGGCTTCTGAGGAGCGTATGAAACGCGTGACAGAGAAGAGAGAAAAAACAGCTTTATTAATTGCTTTTTTAACCAACTTAAGTGTTAAAAAAGAAGAGCTAAATAGTATTTTAGAAAAGAATAATTTAGCCTTGGTTACTCAATCTATGAAGCTTTTTAAAGTTGCTGCTAGACCACAATTGGCGTTTTCAGATTTTGTGCACCTAGACGCATTAAGCAGCTTTATTTCTGAACACAATATTGATGCTGAAGTAATTGAGCAAGTAGAAATATATTTAAAATATTCTGGCTATATAGAAAAAGAAAAGAACAATGCAGATAAGTTAAATAGGTTAGAAAACGTTACAATTCCACAAACTTTTGATTATGCAAAAGTAAAATCTCTTTCTTTTGAAGCTAGAGAAAAGTTAGCTAAAGTTAAACCATCTTCTATTTCACAAGCAAGTAGAATTAGTGGAGTTTCGCCAAGTGATGTCTCTGTTTTATTGGTATACATGGGGAGATAA
- the gltX gene encoding glutamate--tRNA ligase, with protein sequence MESTIRVRFAPSPTGPLHIGGVRTALFNYLFAKKHGGTFVLRIEDTDQTRYVANAEQYIIDALNWCNIPFDEGPEKNEKFGPYRQSERKDLYKKYADTLIEKGWAYFAFDSSEELDFHRKDHEEKGKTFIYNWHNRLKLNNSLSLSKDEILAKLNAGDKYVIRFKTPQDESLIMNDEIRGTIKIDTNTLDDKVLFKSDGMPTYHLANIVDDHLMEISHVIRGEEWLPSMPLHVLLYKAFGWESPKFAHLPLILKPVGKGKLSKRDGDKLGFPVFPLAYTNEQTGEVSRGYKEDGYFADAFINMLALLGWNPGTEQEIFSLEELVEAFDLKRVSKSGAKFSPEKTNWFNQQYMQTKSDAALTELFLPILSKKGISKDKSYVQKVVSLIKERAVFVADFWNLSDFFFQSPTEYDAKASKKNWKPETGSLMNEFIPIIKDIQDFSSTNTETVIKEWITAKEISFGKVMQPLRLSLVGALKGPHLFDIIEMIGKEETVKRIENAVQKL encoded by the coding sequence ATGGAATCTACTATTCGCGTTCGTTTTGCACCAAGTCCAACTGGACCTTTACATATTGGTGGTGTAAGAACCGCTTTATTTAATTATTTATTTGCTAAAAAACACGGCGGAACTTTTGTGTTGCGTATCGAAGACACAGATCAAACTCGTTATGTTGCAAACGCAGAACAGTATATTATTGATGCATTAAATTGGTGTAACATTCCTTTTGATGAAGGTCCAGAGAAAAACGAAAAATTTGGTCCTTACCGCCAATCAGAACGTAAAGATTTGTATAAAAAATATGCGGATACTTTAATTGAAAAAGGTTGGGCGTATTTTGCTTTTGATTCTTCAGAAGAATTAGATTTTCATAGAAAAGATCACGAAGAAAAAGGGAAAACTTTTATCTACAATTGGCACAACAGATTAAAACTAAACAACTCTTTAAGTTTGTCTAAAGATGAAATTCTTGCAAAATTAAATGCTGGCGATAAATATGTCATCCGTTTTAAAACACCACAAGACGAATCATTAATTATGAATGATGAAATTCGTGGAACAATTAAAATTGACACGAATACATTAGATGATAAAGTATTGTTTAAATCAGACGGAATGCCAACCTATCATTTGGCAAATATTGTAGATGATCATTTGATGGAAATTAGTCACGTAATTCGTGGTGAAGAATGGTTGCCGTCAATGCCATTACACGTTTTATTATACAAAGCTTTTGGTTGGGAATCTCCAAAATTTGCGCATTTACCGCTGATTTTAAAACCAGTCGGAAAAGGAAAATTAAGCAAACGTGATGGCGATAAATTAGGATTTCCGGTGTTTCCTTTAGCATACACCAACGAACAAACTGGTGAAGTTTCTCGTGGATATAAAGAAGATGGATATTTTGCGGATGCATTTATAAATATGTTAGCTTTATTAGGTTGGAACCCTGGAACAGAACAAGAAATTTTTTCATTAGAAGAATTGGTTGAAGCATTTGATTTAAAAAGAGTGAGTAAATCTGGAGCAAAATTTAGTCCAGAAAAAACAAACTGGTTCAATCAGCAATACATGCAAACAAAATCTGATGCAGCATTAACAGAATTGTTTTTACCAATTTTATCAAAAAAAGGAATTTCTAAAGATAAAAGTTACGTTCAAAAAGTGGTTTCTTTAATCAAAGAACGCGCTGTTTTTGTTGCAGATTTTTGGAATCTATCAGATTTCTTTTTTCAATCTCCAACAGAATATGATGCAAAAGCATCAAAAAAGAACTGGAAGCCAGAAACTGGCTCGTTAATGAATGAATTTATACCGATAATAAAAGACATTCAAGATTTTTCATCAACAAATACAGAAACTGTAATTAAAGAATGGATTACTGCTAAAGAAATTAGTTTTGGAAAAGTAATGCAACCGCTACGTTTAAGTTTAGTTGGGGCTTTAAAAGGTCCACATTTATTTGATATTATAGAAATGATTGGCAAAGAAGAAACAGTAAAAAGAATTGAAAATGCTGTTCAAAAATTATAA
- a CDS encoding DUF481 domain-containing protein, with amino-acid sequence MFKKVIFLGFLGCNFLLNAQVINVEGVRNSADSIRFIGKASLDLELTKNVNKEFNLSSDLTLQYSFKKNTFLFLNKFEFNELNGERLTNKNVQHLRYNYRFHQKFSFESFVQFQKDQVSFINHRTLLGLGTRYKIYQSKKNTFYLGTLIMYEQESSVGVSGDVIEKNMRGDFYFSFSLRPKKTIAITSTTYYQPKIDVFKDYRISSETSFILSLFKNVDLTTTFSYQFDTFPVFGIPNEQYKLENGITFSF; translated from the coding sequence GTGTTTAAAAAAGTAATTTTTTTAGGTTTTTTAGGATGCAATTTTTTACTTAATGCGCAAGTAATTAATGTAGAAGGTGTAAGAAATTCTGCTGATTCGATACGTTTTATTGGTAAAGCAAGTTTAGATCTTGAGTTGACAAAAAATGTAAATAAAGAGTTTAATTTAAGTAGTGATTTAACACTACAATATTCTTTTAAAAAAAACACTTTTCTTTTTCTTAATAAATTTGAGTTTAATGAACTAAATGGAGAAAGATTAACCAATAAAAATGTACAACATTTAAGGTATAATTATCGCTTTCATCAAAAATTTTCCTTTGAAAGTTTTGTCCAATTTCAAAAAGACCAAGTTTCTTTTATCAACCACAGAACTTTACTTGGTTTAGGAACACGATATAAAATATATCAATCTAAAAAGAATACTTTTTATTTGGGTACATTAATAATGTATGAACAAGAGAGTTCTGTTGGTGTAAGTGGAGATGTTATTGAAAAAAATATGCGAGGCGATTTTTATTTTTCGTTTAGCTTGCGTCCAAAAAAAACGATTGCAATTACAAGCACAACCTATTATCAACCAAAAATAGACGTTTTTAAAGATTATCGTATTTCTAGTGAAACCTCATTCATACTATCACTTTTTAAGAATGTAGATTTAACGACAACTTTTTCTTATCAATTTGATACTTTTCCTGTTTTTGGAATTCCTAATGAACAATACAAATTAGAAAACGGAATTACCTTTAGTTTTTAA
- the tatA gene encoding twin-arginine translocase TatA/TatE family subunit → MNLYNMILFIGMPQVVIIIVVVLLLFGGRKIPELMKGLGSGIKEFKNAAKEDDKDKIEDKK, encoded by the coding sequence ATGAATTTATATAATATGATTTTGTTTATTGGAATGCCACAAGTAGTTATAATTATTGTGGTTGTTTTATTACTTTTTGGAGGTAGAAAAATTCCTGAATTAATGAAAGGTTTAGGTAGCGGAATTAAAGAATTTAAAAACGCAGCCAAAGAAGATGATAAAGATAAAATAGAAGATAAAAAATAA
- the ybeY gene encoding rRNA maturation RNase YbeY, with protein MIEFNYEADFKLTNEIKIANWVESCIEKNDFKVGEINYIFCDDAYLHKLNIEFLQHDTYTDIISFDNTLGTIIGGDIFISIERVADNAATYNSSFDVELQRVMIHGVLHYMGYKDKTTDEKIIMRGKEDQCLMCLNN; from the coding sequence GTGATTGAGTTTAATTATGAAGCTGATTTTAAATTAACAAATGAAATAAAAATTGCAAACTGGGTTGAAAGCTGTATTGAAAAGAACGACTTTAAAGTTGGAGAAATTAATTATATTTTCTGTGACGACGCCTATTTGCATAAATTAAATATTGAGTTTTTACAACACGACACGTATACTGATATTATCAGTTTTGATAATACGTTGGGTACAATTATTGGTGGAGATATTTTTATTTCTATAGAAAGAGTGGCTGATAATGCGGCTACTTATAATTCTTCTTTTGACGTTGAATTGCAGCGTGTTATGATTCATGGTGTTTTACACTACATGGGTTATAAGGATAAAACAACTGATGAAAAAATAATAATGAGGGGTAAGGAAGATCAGTGTTTGATGTGTTTAAATAACTGA
- a CDS encoding SPFH domain-containing protein: MNPTLIILIVLGFLILFASFFTVKQQTSAIIERFGRFQSIRHSGLQLKIPVFDRIAGRISLKIQQLDVIIETKTLDDVFVKLKVSVQFMVIKEKVYDAFYKLDYPHDQITSYVFDVVRAEVPKMKLDDVFVKKDDIAIAVKTELNDAMSNYGYDIIKTLVTDIDPDAQVKAAMNRINAADREKTAAQYEGDAQRILIVERAKAEAESKRLQGKGIADQRREIARGLEESVEVLNRAGINSQEASALIVITQHYDTLQSIGADTNSNLILLPNNPNAASSMLNDMVASFAATNQIGESIKENKANKKEE, translated from the coding sequence ATGAATCCAACTCTTATAATCCTTATCGTTTTAGGCTTTTTAATATTATTTGCCTCATTTTTTACTGTGAAACAACAAACATCAGCAATTATTGAGCGCTTTGGAAGGTTTCAAAGTATTCGTCATTCTGGTTTGCAATTAAAAATTCCTGTTTTTGATAGAATTGCCGGAAGAATCAGTTTAAAAATTCAACAATTAGATGTCATAATAGAAACCAAAACTTTAGACGATGTTTTTGTAAAATTAAAAGTTTCTGTACAATTTATGGTCATAAAAGAAAAAGTATACGATGCTTTTTATAAGTTAGATTATCCACACGATCAAATTACATCTTACGTATTTGATGTAGTAAGAGCAGAAGTTCCAAAAATGAAATTAGACGATGTTTTTGTGAAGAAAGACGATATTGCTATCGCTGTAAAAACAGAATTAAACGATGCCATGTCAAATTACGGATATGACATTATTAAAACGTTGGTTACAGATATAGATCCTGATGCACAAGTTAAAGCTGCGATGAACAGAATTAATGCTGCAGATAGAGAAAAAACTGCTGCGCAATACGAAGGAGATGCACAACGTATTTTAATTGTAGAACGTGCAAAAGCAGAAGCAGAAAGCAAACGCCTACAGGGAAAAGGAATTGCAGATCAACGAAGAGAAATTGCGCGCGGTTTAGAAGAATCTGTAGAAGTTTTAAACAGAGCAGGGATCAACTCACAAGAAGCATCAGCTTTAATTGTAATTACACAACATTACGATACATTACAGTCTATTGGCGCAGATACAAATAGCAATTTAATTTTATTGCCAAACAATCCAAACGCAGCAAGTTCTATGTTAAATGACATGGTTGCTAGTTTTGCAGCAACAAATCAAATAGGAGAAAGTATCAAAGAAAATAAAGCTAATAAAAAAGAAGAATAA
- a CDS encoding LytTR family DNA-binding domain-containing protein — protein sequence MKSFFSWLSTPYYFNPSVKFKLKISFSFGFFVFIFLYLFKPFNLSSLVDLVLEYTILLGGATVFSVFFMLYIPALLFKSYFDEDKWTIGRNIFLILIGIVLIGSVLWCLGGIYKNVFGIKNLHYFPFLTCVFLVGIIPLLFFVFINEKSVREKRKKRAKEINTYNKEKLVEKKFKTEVTLYSDNKKEKIVFKTDDLVYISSQGNYANFFINKNNDLKEKILRVTLTKIDTELQDYTSIIRCHKSYIINVNFINDIHGNARGYLLKSDVIPFDVPVSRSFSKQSLKSLLS from the coding sequence ATGAAATCCTTTTTTTCTTGGCTTTCTACTCCTTATTATTTCAATCCATCAGTAAAGTTTAAATTAAAAATAAGTTTTTCTTTTGGGTTTTTTGTGTTTATTTTTTTATACCTTTTTAAACCTTTTAACTTAAGCTCTTTAGTCGATTTGGTTTTAGAATACACTATTCTTCTAGGGGGTGCTACCGTTTTTAGTGTATTTTTTATGTTATATATTCCTGCACTGCTCTTTAAAAGTTATTTTGATGAAGACAAATGGACTATTGGAAGAAATATTTTTCTAATATTAATTGGGATTGTTTTAATTGGATCTGTTTTGTGGTGTTTAGGGGGTATATATAAAAATGTTTTTGGTATTAAAAACTTGCATTATTTTCCTTTTTTAACCTGTGTTTTTTTAGTTGGTATAATTCCGTTACTTTTTTTTGTTTTTATAAATGAAAAAAGTGTAAGAGAAAAGAGGAAAAAGAGGGCAAAAGAAATTAATACTTATAACAAAGAAAAATTAGTAGAAAAAAAATTTAAAACAGAGGTTACACTTTATTCTGATAATAAAAAAGAAAAAATTGTTTTCAAAACTGATGATTTGGTATACATCTCATCACAAGGAAATTATGCAAATTTTTTTATAAATAAAAATAACGATTTAAAAGAAAAGATACTAAGAGTTACCTTAACTAAAATTGACACAGAATTACAAGATTATACTTCTATTATACGCTGTCATAAGTCATACATCATAAATGTTAACTTTATTAATGACATTCATGGAAACGCTAGAGGTTATTTATTAAAATCTGACGTTATTCCTTTTGATGTTCCTGTTTCTAGAAGTTTTAGCAAACAATCTTTAAAAAGTTTATTAAGTTAA